AGGTttgaaaaatgagaaaaaacaCTTGCATCAACTCAATTAGTTACTAGTTTGGCGGGAaggtaaaaataactaattctTGATTGGTGTACTAAAAGTGAGGTGAATACTAACTAATCAATTAGTTTTAGAATCACATAGCTcgaaaagaaatcataaactaaCTCAATTTTTAGGGGAAAGGAAAATTTCCCACCCGCCGATACCTATTAGCATTCGATTATAATTTGCTGTTATCTATAATCTCCAATTTAAAGTAATATCTTCAATACTTGTTCGATCTTCCTTTAGCTCCCCAAGCATTACTAATATCGAATAATTAAGTAGAAGTTTATATTAGACATTGATTAGTGTAGCCTAACACGTGCATTTGTTATTCCTAGTTTGCTTGTCCGTACACGTGTGCATGATCATGCAatgtttgattaaaaaaaaatatcacaattaATTACTATCTTATAATCCTAcaatataaacatattaaattatgatcatctaataacataatgaaatttcaaatagGTCACATGTATGGTTGATGGACTTTATTACAAAAGCCCAACAGTGACCTTTGACATATCTAAAGTAGTAAAATCCAGAAGACAGTAGAGTGTGGACAGTTTGTTACTACTATGCGTAGATATCTACTGATGAGTCAACTAACGATAAAGAAATGGCCAACTCAAGTACAGAGAGGTAGATTGCTCGACTCAAAATTGACAAAATTCTGCAGCATTAGTACATCTCAACCCCTTAATAAGGAGGAGTACAGAACATCACTCCGAACCCCTTATCGCGAATATAACAGGGTAAGAGCTCAAGAATTCAAGAAAGTATACAATCAAGTTTTGCTCATCTACTCTGTCAAAAAGAGCACTTGGAAGAGAATTTTTAGACAAAATGTACCTCATGAAATTGAAACTTATGCTAAGGCCTCTTCAGGCTAGAGATATTATGTCCAAAAGAATATCATGGTGCATGTTGCTGCTGTGACAGACGATTCTTGATGTCGCGAAACAGGACCATAATGCATAAAACGAAATGAATGTTTGAGAGAAATGACTTGTGAGAGCAATTTACAGCATTTACAATCTCAATGAAGCATGAACACTTGATTATATTGCCTTCTCAGTTTTCACCAGTCAGATTTGTTGGTTCACTCAAAACGTATAGGGGCAAGTCATACTTGGCACCTGCATTAGAATGAACAACATTAACTAAGATTCTCAGGAATGGAAGTTGAAGGTGTTAAGCGACGTGTACTACAAACCTCTCTCATCATAGCAGACTGTTAGATCAGTGGTTTGAACAATTATCCCAGCACTGTTCACGATTGTTTGTGCAAGGCCTATTTCTGCCTCGGCAGCAGCACGTAGCGCATCCCAGATCTCTGAAAATGGAGTGATATGTCGTAAGAAAAAAGATTTTCATATACTAAACTGTTGGGATATGGACCTTCCCTACTACAAGTATACTATTACCTGACCATCAGTTAATACATTTCAATCTCTGAATTTTAACAATAACCACCAGAGAAAGAAATCATATGTCTGATGTCCTATTATTCACGACGTGAAAAATATGAGGTTCTACCACTGAATGGTATCTCAATTATGAAGATCTGAAAACTAATTAACAGTGAGATTTACAAGAGAGCTTTCCCGACTTTCTCTGAATACACAAGCTCCTTGACATTGCTGCAAAGAGAGGGTTCTTTTGAAAGTTGACATTAGCttcccatttttttaaaaaagaaagttaCTAATTAGAAGTTAAAATTACTTATTCACTTAACTAATGTGCCTTGTTTTAATGAACTATTTAAAAGACACTAATGCAGCTTTCTTTCCAACAATATGGAAAGGCAAAACAGATCTGGAGATTGACGTGTTTCTTCCTGCAGCAACTTTGCCAAACTGATAGCACCGAAACATTTTCAAGGATCATTAAGGTTGTTATTGCTCAGGAGCAAATTGGGAATTTACTTTCTGAAATGATCATGTTATCTGAGAACAGCCGAAAAAGGGCACATAGCTTAAAATTAGATGTAGCATGGATGTTAAAAGATATCACACTCAGcttgattttcaaaaattcaaggtCTCTTCTTTTTGGAAAGAGATATCCAAGTTACAAACTACTGGAGCCAGATCGTTATGAGAAACTTGAATGCATAATATAAACCCTCCTAAAGTAGAGCAAGTAATCATCAAGAACGATTCTTTTGATCCACACTTGAGCAGTTCCTACTTCCTACACATCATTATACTGTCAATCCACTCTGCCCAAGCTCCCACATAGATTGTCAGACATCATCACATGTGTACTCTAGAGTTAACAATTGGCCTATCACTAACTGGTTACTCAAATAAGAATGCAGAGGCCCATAGTACTGTAACCTGATCACACATCCAGCTCTATTGAACCAGTGGTTCCAGAAACTTGCAGAAGCTAATAGAAGTTATCAAGAGACTTACCTTTTTTCCCCCCATAGTGTGGTGCAGTGTCCCAGAATTCTTCACGCATTTTTAGAAGTTGAGCTCTTGTTATCGGTTCTGTGTGTCTCCATGgctttggttttcttattttcCTGACAGATTCTGCAAATGAAAGAGCAAGACATGATGTTGGTGaagtataatacttatataATTGAAACATATATCTAATATATGAGCATCATTCAAGTATTAGCATAATGATTTAATGTTGAAACCTCTACTAGGTGAATGGGAAACAACtcttaaaagataaaaagattTTTCACATGGTTATGGTAAATCAAACATCCATCCTTGAAGCTCTGAACTTCTGTTAGAACAAATTATCTGATCCaattccagaaataaaatcctTGGCTCCAGAATCTACCCtctattataaattttcaattcattttgttctttatttctCTAAATATGGATGATCCTCCTAATAACAAGCTCTCTGCTCCACATCAGCCTACTTAGACACTAAAGCCGTAGAGCGTTTTTCTAAGAGCGGATAATGACACAAACGACAAGTTCAGATtgaattaagaaaagaaaacaacaaatGTTTTTTGGGAATGGATCTCAGGAAGAATAAGTCACCCGCTGACTTCTATGGGTCAAGAAGTTGAGTGAAGGTGTACGATGATAATAGAGGAACTTACAGCAGCTCAGAGTAGTCTAGATGACCAAAGGTAAATTTCCTGACAAAAGCAAGGAAACAAACAATAGCCACTTACACACTACTCAGTTCATATAGTGAATGTGATTTATAGAGACACCATCTCTGCAAGATGATGTGTCCAAGCTAGCTGTTTTGGAGGAGAATTCTTCAAAGGAAGGACATTGaacggaaaaaaaaaaaaagcctaCTGTGTTGCTTTAACTTGTTTTTGTCCAAAGTAGGGGAAGACAAAAAGGTAAGAACAAGGTTTTGTGTTTTTTGTATCTTCAATGATGAAACTAAATAATTAGAGTTCTATCTACAATGTAACAAGGGGAAAGGATAGAAGTCAAATAGTCTAGAGTGGAACACCACAGAGCAGTCACAGTAGCAATAGCTGGAGGATCAAACACTATCCATCGCATATATATCGCAAAGTATCTAGAATTCTAAATTCATCGAACCCCCTTATTGGGTGTAAGGTGGACCCAAATCATTATGCTCACTAACAGCCAccaaaaatgagttatattGGCAAGCATAAATTGGCACTAGGAATTTGCTTTTGGGTGTAAGGTGGTTCGTCCCACATTTTTAGATTGTTTAATCAGACTGAGTTTGTTAATAGTGCCATGCACTGCTACTCctttaaaaatcataatcatcactttataaataaaaagcCTTGGCATCTCTTTTCCTTTCCAAAGTTCCTCACTACATTTCAGGACATAGATCACTCTAAATTAAAATAGCCTACATGCAAAGGACAAAGACAAATATCTGAGGACAGATGCCTCTAAAAAGTAGATAGTAACATCACTAGTGATCTAGCGCTGATCAAGACTATCTTTTTAGGAATATAACTCTACTAGAATGCCACtgagaagagaaaaattataCAACATTcaattagataaaaaaaaaagctacaTGGATCTATTTGAACAGTAGCACTAAACAATCATCAGCACTTCAATATAACATTCTGTAAAGCACATAATTCTGCATGAGATGAAGGGCATCAGCAGCAATAGTAAGAACCATGTCTCTAATGaggggaaaagaaaaaagaatagaaGGATCATTAAATAACGGGGAAATTAGTCCGGAACAACAAAAACTTGTAGATCATTGAATATGAAAGAATAGTAGAGCACATGGTCATAATAAAAGCCTAGGGAGGTAATGAGAAATCAATTATAGCAAAATATAAACCAAAATATAAAACCATGAGGTGATGCGAAATACCAAGAAGTTGTAATAAAAGCTTAAGTCAGCATAGCAATAACTACAACTTATCAAGGAAAACGAACAGAGCAAAATTACAAGTCAACaaacaaaacccaaaatcctGCGTGATATATTAGTAAAGAAGTGAAGCAACACCCGCGAAAAACTTTACAGGTTGTGAATTGGAAAATATGTCGAATTGCAAAGGAAACAAAAGTCAAATCATACAACCAAAGGCTAAATCTTTACCATATGTTCATTAATACTACCTTTGATAAAATGAGCAATTTTATCAAAAGCCAGCAGTGCACCTTTCAATACCATCGGAAAAAAGGATCTTTTCAGACAAACAGGTACACCATACAAAGTTCAATAGAGAAAAAAGCTCTTCCTAGTGCATTTCCATATTCAGTGTATTAAGACAAACTTTTATCtgatttgattattttagttGATCTCTTTCAGAGGAAAGAATCAAAACAGTCGACTAGCATGCGTGGACTTCGATAACTATGAATTGAAGATCAAACCCTAAAAAAACTAATGATGAAAGTACTCCAGATTTTTGACAAAAACTCCAATATGCTTTACCATCACCATTTTACCAACTAACATCTTAAAATTGTCAACACCGACTTGATCTAAGACACATTCTTCATCAAAACATGGTCCTTTTTCCAACACTACCAAACAATGTTGTTTTTTAGTCCTTCCCTTCAGTTCCTTGATTCTAGTCTCTGTCATTATTATTACAAAtcttatattatttaagtaaaatttacTCTGGATTAAGCATTACTTTCCAGTTGCCTAACATTTTACACTTAACGTCACATGATTCTTCATTAGGTAATATAATTCTCCTTTCACTTTCAATGAGTACATCAATTTAAATAGTAGGCGAATGTACTCTGCCACTTGGCCAACCTATATTCCAGTGCATATATGTTGAGTTATTTCTGCATCTTTGTCAATAATTCTGCCAAGTATCTAATTAATTGTTTCGAGGGTATTTCTCGACTCCCAAATAACATactttatttattcaaattcgTTTGCATCTAGCACGTCTTCCAGTTAAATCTTCTTTGGATACAGCATCAAAGTTGAAAATATGAATAAGACAAGATGACTAATGCCAATGATAAGAAACAGTGGTTTCtctttataaaagaaaaaaggataGTGATGTCTCTTATCAAATATaaaggaaagaacaaaagaacagTTCAATAAATTGGATGACGACTTCACCACAATAGTTTATTGACCTATTCTTCATTGTCAGACTCATATTTTAAGTCAATAACCAACACATCATCATCCCCACAACTACAACCTACCCATTAGTATCAAACAGCCACAATATCCAACAAAATGGAACTTACAGTTACATAAATAGAACTAATACCTACCCAATACCTAATTCATCACTAATTATCCATTATCAAATATCACTTACTTGAGGACCAATCAAAGAGTCCAAGAAATGCAAGATCATACATAGCCATATACCAGTATAACCAACTGAGATCTCCaaaaattactaaaacaaaCAACTCTACCAATAATAACAAGAATGCAATCAACTTCCAGAACAAATGCAATCTTCGAACTCACAGAAAGTGGAGTCAAACAAAGACACATTTTCTGTCTGGAAAACCAAATGGGTATCTctaaaagttaaagaaaaacaataatttcACCAAGAAAGAGAGCAATCAACTTCAAACACAGACTAAACATTGCGAAAACTAACTTCATACATCAGTAAACCAAAAGGGTGTcattaaaaattgaagaaaacaataatttaatcaaaaaccGAGAGCaatcaacttcaaaaaaaaaacactgcGAAAACTCACTTCGTACATCAGGAGACCAAATGGGTATCActtaaaattgaagaaaacaataattttatcaaGAAAGCGAGAGCAATCAACTTCAAAAAAGCGAAAACTCACTTCATACATCAAGGAACCAAATGGGTATcactaaaaattgaagaaaacaatAATTTCATCAAGAAAGCGAGAGCATCAACTTCAAAAAACACTGCGAAACTCACTTCATACATCAGAAAACCAAATGGGTATCACTAAGAATTGAAGAAAACAATAAATTTCATCACGAAAACAAGCAATCAACTTCAAACACAAAGGAAACACGAAAGAAACCAAATGGGTATCAATAAAAATTGGTGAAACAAATTACCATCTCCTTTGGTACGTGAGGATCCAACGCAACCCATTGTAACAGAGTCGCACGAAAAT
This window of the Solanum pennellii chromosome 2, SPENNV200 genome carries:
- the LOC107009325 gene encoding ubiquitin domain-containing protein 1-like, which gives rise to MGCVGSSRTKGDESVRKIRKPKPWRHTEPITRAQLLKMREEFWDTAPHYGGKKEIWDALRAAAEAEIGLAQTIVNSAGIIVQTTDLTVCYDERGAKYDLPLYVLSEPTNLTGEN